Proteins co-encoded in one Sulfuricystis thermophila genomic window:
- the hemN gene encoding oxygen-independent coproporphyrinogen III oxidase, translating to MSHYQELIFDPQVIRRFDVSGPRYTSYPTADRFVEAFDAAAYRSWLGKRTIGGIGRPLSLYFHIPFCNTICYYCACNKIITKDHGRSAKYLKYLGKELALQSAALDGPHDVVQLHWGGGTPTFLSHEEMKRLMEMTRQHFRLLPEGEYSIEVDPRKVDRETVKLLAELGFNRMSVGVQDFDPRVQAAVNRIQTLDETRVVIDAAREFGFKGISVDLIYGLPKQNVISFNHTLDEVIKLSPDRLSIYNYAHLPNLAKPQRRINEADLPSPEAKLQILQLAIRRLTDAGYVFIGMDHFAKPDDELAIAQRQGRLHRNFQGYSTHAEADLLAFGVSAIGKVGPTYAQNYRTLDEYYDALDQGRLPVMRGLELTADDLLRRSIIQALMCHFELSIESIEIAHLIDFNSYFAAELADLREMEQAGLLTIDEQWITVEPKGRLLVRVIAMVFDKYLRADRERVRYSKVI from the coding sequence GTGAGCCATTATCAAGAACTGATTTTCGATCCGCAGGTCATCCGACGTTTCGACGTTTCCGGCCCGCGTTATACGTCCTATCCGACGGCCGACCGCTTCGTCGAGGCTTTCGATGCCGCTGCCTACCGTTCCTGGCTGGGGAAGCGCACGATCGGCGGGATCGGCAGGCCGCTTTCATTATACTTTCACATCCCGTTCTGCAACACGATCTGCTACTACTGCGCCTGCAACAAGATCATCACCAAGGATCACGGGCGCTCGGCCAAGTATCTGAAATACCTCGGCAAGGAACTCGCGTTGCAGTCGGCGGCCCTCGACGGCCCGCACGACGTGGTGCAACTGCACTGGGGCGGCGGCACGCCGACTTTCCTCTCGCACGAGGAGATGAAGCGGCTGATGGAGATGACCCGGCAGCATTTCCGCCTGTTGCCGGAGGGCGAATATTCGATCGAGGTCGATCCGCGCAAGGTCGACCGCGAGACGGTGAAATTGCTCGCCGAGCTGGGTTTCAACCGCATGAGCGTCGGCGTGCAGGATTTCGACCCGCGCGTGCAGGCCGCAGTGAATCGCATCCAGACGCTCGACGAGACGCGCGTCGTCATCGATGCGGCGCGCGAGTTCGGCTTCAAGGGCATTTCGGTCGATCTGATCTACGGTCTGCCGAAGCAGAACGTGATCAGCTTCAACCATACGCTCGATGAGGTGATCAAGCTCTCGCCGGACCGTCTGTCGATCTACAACTATGCGCATCTGCCGAATCTCGCCAAGCCGCAGCGGCGCATCAACGAAGCCGACCTGCCGAGTCCGGAGGCCAAGCTGCAGATCCTGCAGCTCGCCATTCGCCGTCTGACCGACGCGGGCTATGTCTTCATCGGCATGGATCACTTCGCCAAGCCGGATGACGAGCTGGCGATCGCCCAGCGCCAGGGCAGGCTGCATCGCAACTTCCAGGGCTATTCGACGCATGCCGAAGCCGATCTGTTGGCCTTCGGTGTCTCGGCGATCGGCAAGGTCGGCCCGACCTATGCGCAAAACTACCGCACCCTCGACGAGTATTACGACGCGCTCGATCAGGGGCGGCTGCCGGTGATGCGTGGGCTGGAGCTCACCGCGGATGATCTGCTGCGCCGTTCGATCATCCAGGCCTTGATGTGCCACTTCGAACTGTCGATCGAATCGATCGAGATCGCCCATCTGATCGACTTCAACTCCTACTTTGCGGCGGAACTCGCCGATTTGCGCGAGATGGAGCAGGCCGGGCTGCTGACCATCGACGAGCAGTGGATCACCGTCGAGCCGAAAGGCCGCCTCCTGGTGCGCGTCATCGCGATGGTGTTCGACAAGTATTTGCGCGCCGACCGCGAGCGCGTGCGCTATTCCAAAGTCATCTGA
- the fnr gene encoding fumarate/nitrate reduction transcriptional regulator Fnr translates to MPAKLARLSLPALREACSQCNLRELCLPVGLSEEELGQLDELVTIRRRILRGQHLFRSGDPFEAIYAVKTGFFKTDVLLEDGREQVTGFQMAGEILGLDGIGSEKHSCNAIALEDSEVCVIPFADLENYSRSIGALQHHFHKVMSREIVRDHGVMMLLGIMRAEERLAAFLLNLSQRFTARGYSPTEFNLRMTRNEIGSYLGLKLETVSRAFSRFQEEGLIAVHQKHIRILDVAGLKKLLSERHA, encoded by the coding sequence ATGCCGGCAAAATTAGCCCGTCTCTCGCTACCGGCGTTGCGTGAAGCCTGTTCGCAATGCAACCTGCGCGAGCTGTGCCTGCCGGTCGGTCTATCGGAAGAAGAGCTCGGCCAGCTCGACGAACTCGTCACCATCAGACGCCGCATCCTGCGCGGTCAGCACCTGTTTCGCAGCGGCGATCCCTTCGAAGCGATTTATGCTGTCAAAACCGGCTTTTTCAAGACTGATGTGCTGCTCGAGGATGGCCGCGAGCAGGTCACCGGTTTCCAGATGGCGGGCGAAATCCTCGGCCTCGACGGCATCGGCAGCGAAAAGCACTCGTGCAATGCGATCGCGCTCGAAGACAGCGAAGTCTGCGTCATTCCCTTCGCCGACCTGGAAAACTATTCCCGCTCGATCGGCGCGCTGCAGCATCACTTCCACAAGGTGATGAGCCGCGAGATCGTGCGCGATCACGGTGTGATGATGCTCTTGGGCATCATGCGCGCCGAAGAGCGCCTGGCCGCCTTCCTGCTCAACCTGTCGCAGCGCTTCACCGCGCGCGGCTATTCGCCGACCGAATTCAACCTGCGCATGACCCGCAACGAGATCGGTTCCTACCTGGGCTTGAAGCTCGAAACCGTCAGCCGCGCCTTCTCGCGCTTCCAGGAGGAGGGCTTGATCGCGGTGCACCAGAAGCACATCCGCATTCTCGATGTCGCCGGACTCAAAAAACTGCTTTCCGAACGGCACGCCTGA
- a CDS encoding Crp/Fnr family transcriptional regulator: MTSQDTHDTRIDIPALLVRLPLFQELSAEQIAHLAAHTRAKRLPKGEMLFQRGDIAHGFYFIVFGQVKLAFPSSSGNEKVVEILGPRQSFGEAAVFAQRPYPVFAQALADSLLLFVPRDAIFELLETDNSFARNMLAGLAMRLHSLIMDVESYSLRSSAQRVIGYLLQHCPNEHCEGSIEIILPTSKQVIASRLNLTPETLSRILHDLTEARLIEMQGKHIKIGDLKRLREYEF, from the coding sequence ATGACGTCGCAAGATACCCACGACACCCGCATCGACATTCCGGCCCTGCTGGTTCGTCTGCCGCTGTTCCAGGAGCTCTCCGCCGAGCAGATCGCGCATCTGGCCGCACATACGCGAGCCAAGCGCCTGCCGAAGGGCGAAATGCTGTTCCAGCGTGGCGACATCGCCCACGGTTTCTATTTCATCGTTTTCGGCCAGGTCAAGCTCGCCTTTCCGTCGTCGAGTGGCAACGAAAAAGTGGTCGAAATCCTCGGCCCGCGCCAGAGCTTCGGCGAGGCCGCGGTTTTTGCCCAGCGGCCCTACCCCGTGTTTGCCCAGGCGCTGGCTGACTCCTTGTTGCTCTTCGTCCCGCGCGATGCGATCTTCGAGCTGCTCGAAACGGACAACTCCTTCGCCCGCAACATGCTTGCCGGGCTGGCGATGCGCCTGCATTCGCTGATCATGGATGTCGAATCCTACAGCCTGCGCTCCAGCGCCCAGCGGGTCATCGGCTATCTGCTGCAGCACTGTCCGAATGAGCATTGCGAAGGCAGCATCGAGATCATCCTGCCGACCTCGAAGCAGGTGATCGCCTCGCGGCTCAACCTGACGCCGGAAACCCTCTCGCGCATCCTGCACGATCTGACCGAAGCGCGGCTGATCGAAATGCAGGGCAAGCACATCAAGATCGGCGATCTCAAGCGGCTGCGCGAATACGAGTTTTGA